One stretch of Armigeres subalbatus isolate Guangzhou_Male chromosome 2, GZ_Asu_2, whole genome shotgun sequence DNA includes these proteins:
- the LOC134212660 gene encoding uncharacterized protein LOC134212660 isoform X1: MPKKGQRKATKMKRRSVNNEQAELQKILKEKNIFLPGMKLKEMRDLYAVLQESMLDNELHQRINEFNGSFTNVDAVLRDFIPLDEPAGAVNFIVNPTTPPVIRSPSKIVGISECSPLTSPAARDVTEIHARKSNGADDSDSDGLYSLEFPGPSCRVIHVVEVEIHAEPRGQTAGEDESQQRQMIFTRKQVKQAGNTWDLIDRLV; the protein is encoded by the exons ATGCCGAAAAAAGGACAACGAAAAGCTACCAAAATGAAGCGGCGATCTGTAAACAACGAACAAGCAGAActtcaaaaaatactaaaaG aaaaaaatatttttctgccCGGAATGAAGCTCAAGGAAATGCGGGATCTCTATGCCGTTCTCCAAGAATCAATGCTGGATAACGAGCTACATCAGAGAATCAATGAATTTAATGGAAGCTTCACGAATGTG GATGCAGTTTTGCGTGATTTTATCCCTCTGGATGAGCCGGCTGGCGCCGTAAATTTCATCGTGAACCCAACCACACCACCAGTGATTCGGTCACCATCAAAAATCGTCGGCATTTCCGAATGTTCGCCTTTGACATCACCCGCAGCCAGAGACGTGACAGAAATTCATGCTAGAAAATCAAACGGTGCGGACGACAGCGACAGCGATGGATTGTATTCGttggaattccc AGGACCGAGTTGTCGCGTTATACACGTTGTAGAAGTCGAGATTCACGCTGAGCCTCGAGGGCAAACAGCAGGTGAAGATGAGAGTCAGCAACGTCAAATGATCTTCACTCGAAAGCAAGTCAAACAAGCTGGAAACACGTGGGACTTGATTGACCGATTAGTCTAA
- the LOC134212660 gene encoding uncharacterized protein LOC134212660 isoform X2, whose protein sequence is MPKKGQRKATKMKRRSVNNEQAELQKILKEKNIFLPGMKLKEMRDLYAVLQESMLDNELHQRINEFNGSFTNDAVLRDFIPLDEPAGAVNFIVNPTTPPVIRSPSKIVGISECSPLTSPAARDVTEIHARKSNGADDSDSDGLYSLEFPGPSCRVIHVVEVEIHAEPRGQTAGEDESQQRQMIFTRKQVKQAGNTWDLIDRLV, encoded by the exons ATGCCGAAAAAAGGACAACGAAAAGCTACCAAAATGAAGCGGCGATCTGTAAACAACGAACAAGCAGAActtcaaaaaatactaaaaG aaaaaaatatttttctgccCGGAATGAAGCTCAAGGAAATGCGGGATCTCTATGCCGTTCTCCAAGAATCAATGCTGGATAACGAGCTACATCAGAGAATCAATGAATTTAATGGAAGCTTCACGAAT GATGCAGTTTTGCGTGATTTTATCCCTCTGGATGAGCCGGCTGGCGCCGTAAATTTCATCGTGAACCCAACCACACCACCAGTGATTCGGTCACCATCAAAAATCGTCGGCATTTCCGAATGTTCGCCTTTGACATCACCCGCAGCCAGAGACGTGACAGAAATTCATGCTAGAAAATCAAACGGTGCGGACGACAGCGACAGCGATGGATTGTATTCGttggaattccc AGGACCGAGTTGTCGCGTTATACACGTTGTAGAAGTCGAGATTCACGCTGAGCCTCGAGGGCAAACAGCAGGTGAAGATGAGAGTCAGCAACGTCAAATGATCTTCACTCGAAAGCAAGTCAAACAAGCTGGAAACACGTGGGACTTGATTGACCGATTAGTCTAA